A section of the Streptomyces sp. NBC_01591 genome encodes:
- a CDS encoding AfsR/SARP family transcriptional regulator produces the protein MRYLILGATEARDENGSVLPVGGTRLRALLAALALRAGRPVPVADLVDDIWAADPPHDAPAALQALVGRLRRVLGRDAIASTHGGYRLEAGPDDVDLHVFERLSRQGTEELDAGDPVTAARTLRTALALWRGPVLADLPDRDHGHGLRPEGHRLAALERRIEADLRCAATGTDGGAGPDAGPRTLVPELMELTAAHPYDERFRAQLIRALRAEGRQADALAAYEDARRALADDLGTDPGPELTALHGELLAPPHIAHIPAAPSTARQQHPQYLQYPRPLDPRPFDPSGPAVVHGNLRPRLTSFVGREPELRSIRADLTRSRLVTLTGPGGSGKTRLAEEAAAHGDPVPTGPTSPTSPASSTSPTSPSDAWIAELASVDDPVDVPGAVLSALGLRETALLRDNNRDGQPPRTDPTGLLVEHLAHCSRIRPYLLILDNCEHVIDAAATLAETLLTHCPQLRILATSREPLGVPGESVRPVGPLPADPAHRLFAERARAVRPDFDPEQETAHDLEAVAEICRRLDGQPLAIELAAARLRMLSPRQIADRLDDRFLLLTGGSRTVLPRQQTLRAVVDWSWDLLDEDERTALRQVSVFAGGWDLQAAEAVITPGAAPAGSVPAGGVRTAEAPARLSTADLIGALVDKSLVVATPTATGEMRYRLLETIHEYATERAAEAPEIRAAAASAHTAHFVALVEEAEPRLRSGDQLPWIERLETELDNIRAVLHRTVVTSPSEPEAVRLVLGMGWFWWLRNFRSEGLIWTERAVALGPEPADDSDPRYWPRMQLEMLRYFLAVESRPAADVHGDERHRALIGRVADAFMSSARQAARFPGLLWPMALFATRTAAETHMLIDRVVDNTRIHGSDWEYCLALMFRTHMVVDMAGGMLGVDADLAELRELSRRVGDRWIRAQVAGAAAEAGVMRGRYPQARAAYEEALLLSREVGAHAEAPFLLARLAELAYRTGDLAEFERMLTAAESEADRYQVHDAHAYGRFLRATVALERGEIAEARRLVTEAACAVGRGSPPSHFNAVVEGLAARIAVHEPGPGRGPVAGLRGLTAALRAARDANCAELVTGHLADGVATVLPMVGRHGAAVRILAAADDWRLFSPRTDAQQAEVDEAERQAREELGPQLYEAERAAGRTLTVDDVIELLTRITEELPETPGCTDIPGCEDAPQRTEAPGFTSGLTPDRLSGN, from the coding sequence ATGCGGTACCTGATCCTGGGCGCCACCGAGGCGCGAGACGAGAACGGCAGTGTCCTGCCCGTGGGCGGTACGCGACTGCGCGCCCTTCTCGCCGCCCTCGCGCTGCGTGCGGGACGTCCCGTCCCCGTCGCCGATCTGGTCGACGACATATGGGCCGCGGACCCCCCGCACGACGCTCCCGCCGCGCTCCAGGCCCTCGTCGGCAGGCTGCGCCGGGTGCTGGGCAGGGACGCGATCGCGAGCACCCATGGGGGCTACCGCCTGGAGGCCGGGCCCGACGACGTCGACCTGCACGTGTTCGAGCGGCTCTCCCGCCAGGGGACCGAGGAGCTCGACGCGGGCGATCCCGTGACGGCCGCGCGCACGCTCCGTACCGCGCTCGCCCTGTGGCGCGGCCCCGTGCTGGCCGACCTGCCGGACCGGGACCACGGCCACGGCCTGCGCCCCGAGGGCCACCGCCTGGCCGCGCTGGAACGCCGTATCGAGGCCGACCTGCGGTGCGCGGCCACAGGCACGGACGGCGGCGCGGGGCCCGACGCGGGACCGCGGACCCTGGTGCCGGAACTCATGGAGCTCACGGCGGCCCACCCGTACGACGAACGCTTCCGGGCCCAGTTGATCCGTGCCCTGCGTGCCGAAGGCCGCCAGGCCGATGCGCTGGCCGCTTACGAGGACGCCCGCCGAGCCCTCGCCGACGATCTCGGGACCGATCCCGGACCGGAACTGACCGCACTCCACGGGGAGTTGCTCGCTCCACCGCACATAGCGCACATACCGGCGGCACCGTCGACAGCGCGGCAACAGCATCCGCAGTACTTGCAGTACCCGCGCCCACTCGACCCGCGCCCGTTCGACCCGTCCGGCCCCGCTGTCGTCCACGGCAACCTCCGGCCCCGGCTCACCTCGTTCGTCGGGCGTGAGCCCGAACTGCGGTCCATCCGCGCCGATCTGACCCGCTCCCGCCTGGTCACCCTCACCGGACCCGGTGGTTCCGGCAAGACCCGGCTCGCCGAGGAGGCCGCCGCCCACGGAGACCCGGTTCCCACCGGCCCCACGTCCCCCACATCCCCCGCCTCCTCCACATCCCCGACGTCCCCCTCGGACGCCTGGATCGCCGAACTCGCCTCCGTGGACGACCCCGTCGACGTACCCGGAGCCGTACTCTCCGCTCTCGGGCTGCGCGAGACGGCCCTCCTCCGGGACAACAACCGCGACGGACAGCCGCCGCGCACCGACCCGACCGGCCTCCTCGTCGAGCACCTGGCGCACTGCTCCCGCATCCGCCCCTACCTGCTCATCCTGGACAACTGCGAGCACGTCATCGACGCCGCCGCCACGCTTGCCGAGACCCTGCTCACCCACTGCCCGCAGCTGCGCATCCTCGCCACCAGCCGCGAACCCCTCGGCGTCCCCGGCGAATCCGTACGCCCGGTCGGTCCGCTGCCGGCCGATCCCGCCCACCGGCTGTTCGCCGAGCGTGCCCGCGCCGTGCGCCCCGATTTCGACCCCGAGCAGGAGACCGCGCACGATCTGGAGGCCGTCGCCGAGATCTGCCGGCGGCTCGACGGGCAACCACTCGCCATCGAGCTGGCCGCCGCCCGGCTGCGGATGCTCAGTCCGCGTCAGATCGCGGACCGGCTCGACGACCGTTTTCTCCTGCTGACCGGCGGAAGCCGGACCGTACTGCCGCGTCAGCAGACGCTGCGTGCCGTCGTCGACTGGTCCTGGGACCTCCTCGACGAGGACGAACGCACGGCTCTGCGACAGGTCTCGGTCTTCGCGGGCGGCTGGGATCTGCAGGCCGCGGAAGCCGTCATCACACCTGGAGCAGCGCCGGCCGGGTCGGTCCCAGCCGGTGGGGTCCGTACCGCCGAAGCCCCCGCCCGGCTCTCCACCGCAGATCTGATCGGCGCTCTCGTCGACAAGTCCCTCGTCGTCGCCACTCCGACCGCCACCGGCGAGATGCGCTACCGCCTCCTGGAGACCATCCACGAGTACGCCACCGAACGCGCCGCCGAGGCCCCGGAGATACGCGCCGCCGCCGCGAGCGCGCACACCGCACACTTCGTCGCGCTCGTCGAGGAGGCCGAGCCCCGCCTGCGCTCCGGTGACCAGCTGCCCTGGATCGAACGCCTGGAGACGGAACTCGACAACATCCGGGCCGTCCTCCACCGGACCGTCGTCACCAGCCCGTCCGAACCCGAAGCTGTACGACTGGTGCTCGGCATGGGATGGTTCTGGTGGCTGCGCAACTTCCGCTCCGAGGGCCTCATCTGGACCGAGCGTGCCGTGGCGCTCGGGCCGGAACCGGCCGATGACAGCGATCCCCGCTACTGGCCGCGCATGCAACTGGAGATGCTGCGGTACTTCCTCGCCGTGGAGAGCCGACCTGCCGCGGACGTTCACGGCGACGAGCGCCATCGGGCGCTGATCGGCCGGGTGGCCGACGCGTTCATGTCCTCGGCCCGGCAGGCCGCCCGTTTCCCGGGACTGCTCTGGCCGATGGCCCTGTTCGCGACCCGCACGGCGGCCGAGACCCACATGCTGATCGACAGAGTGGTCGACAACACCCGCATCCACGGCAGCGACTGGGAGTACTGCCTCGCCCTGATGTTCCGTACCCACATGGTCGTCGACATGGCGGGCGGCATGCTCGGGGTCGACGCCGATCTCGCGGAACTGCGCGAGCTGAGCCGCCGTGTCGGCGACCGCTGGATCCGCGCGCAGGTCGCGGGCGCGGCCGCGGAGGCGGGTGTGATGCGCGGACGGTACCCGCAGGCCCGAGCGGCGTACGAGGAGGCGCTGCTGCTGTCCCGCGAGGTCGGGGCGCATGCCGAGGCGCCGTTCCTCCTCGCACGCCTCGCGGAACTCGCCTACCGGACCGGGGACTTGGCGGAATTCGAGCGGATGCTGACTGCGGCGGAGAGCGAGGCGGACCGCTACCAGGTGCACGACGCCCACGCCTACGGACGCTTCCTGCGCGCCACCGTGGCCCTGGAGCGGGGTGAGATCGCAGAGGCGCGGCGGCTGGTCACCGAGGCGGCGTGTGCGGTCGGGCGGGGCAGCCCGCCGTCGCACTTCAACGCTGTGGTCGAGGGGCTGGCCGCCCGGATCGCGGTGCACGAGCCGGGACCCGGTCGTGGCCCGGTCGCCGGATTGCGAGGTCTGACGGCGGCACTCCGCGCGGCGAGGGACGCCAATTGCGCCGAACTCGTCACGGGGCATCTGGCAGACGGCGTGGCGACCGTGCTGCCGATGGTGGGCCGGCACGGAGCCGCTGTACGGATCCTGGCGGCGGCGGACGACTGGCGCCTGTTCAGCCCCAGGACCGATGCGCAACAGGCCGAGGTGGACGAGGCCGAGCGACAGGCGCGCGAGGAACTCGGACCTCAGCTGTACGAGGCCGAGCGCGCCGCGGGCCGCACACTGACCGTCGACGACGTCATCGAGCTCCTGACCCGGATCACCGAGGAGCTCCCGGAAACGCCGGGGTGCACGGATATCCCGGGGTGTGAGGATGCCCCGCAGCGCACGGAAGCGCCGGGTTTCACCTCCGGCCTCACCCCGGACCGGCTCAGCGGCAACTGA
- a CDS encoding sigma-70 family RNA polymerase sigma factor, with product MSGDGQQEESFDDVSAVGGVTEAGGLSAQQVPSQAGPGRSSGDAEGGTILPGPWSTPVDPDPGADASVPMQREGGSTSATDASGTAPSDADLIRQMRDGDDLAYEELFRRHSDAVRRYARSCCRDAHTADDLTAEVFARTLQAVRRGKGPEEAVRAYLMTAVRHVGAAWTKTAKREHLVDDFAVFAAQASQASQVSDADTLDLGADVLAMHEAEQSMAMQAFRSLPERWQAVLWHTTVEEESPSEIAPLFGLTANATAVLASRAREGLKQAYLQAHVSQALTSGGDCARYADRLGAYARGGLRMRAERGLRGHLEECSKCRLAAGELAHVNAGIPALLPVAVIGWFAAGYSLKAAGIVAGGAAGAAGAGAAAAASGGSSTGGAAGGAAAEGLGAPAKAGIAAAVVVAAAAGLAWALVGDDQPKPEARHVAKPAAVAPAAPTPPPEPAPPAPKPPPPAPPAPPAPTPPPKPRPKPTPTPTPPPKPAPKPTPPSPKPEPKPTPTPTPTPTPTPTPPPAPTVYQVSELNYSLVGDHTEPELVIGESSWVWQRSNVSIGGTTYAHGVTVNRNSSVTIQLNRQCTQYEATVGIDDMTMGLGSVRFSVFNGDGARLWQSPVMNDNDPAVPVGVGIAGQASIRLVVEPARPGGVMALADWANARISCR from the coding sequence ATGAGCGGTGACGGGCAGCAGGAAGAGTCGTTCGACGACGTCTCCGCCGTGGGCGGTGTCACCGAGGCCGGTGGGCTGTCCGCCCAGCAGGTACCGAGTCAGGCCGGACCAGGGCGGTCGAGTGGTGACGCCGAGGGCGGCACCATCCTGCCGGGTCCGTGGTCGACACCGGTCGATCCCGATCCCGGGGCCGACGCCTCGGTGCCGATGCAGCGGGAGGGCGGCAGCACCAGCGCCACCGATGCCTCCGGCACCGCTCCCTCCGACGCCGATCTGATCCGGCAGATGCGGGACGGCGACGATCTCGCGTACGAGGAACTCTTCCGCCGGCACTCCGACGCGGTGCGACGCTACGCGCGAAGCTGCTGCCGGGATGCCCACACGGCCGACGACCTGACGGCCGAAGTCTTCGCCCGCACGCTGCAGGCGGTACGGCGGGGCAAGGGGCCCGAGGAAGCCGTACGGGCCTATCTCATGACGGCCGTCCGCCACGTCGGCGCCGCCTGGACCAAGACCGCGAAGCGGGAGCATCTGGTCGACGACTTCGCGGTGTTCGCCGCGCAGGCGTCCCAGGCCTCCCAGGTGTCGGACGCGGACACTCTCGACCTCGGTGCCGATGTGCTGGCGATGCATGAAGCCGAGCAGTCGATGGCGATGCAGGCGTTCCGCAGCTTGCCGGAGCGCTGGCAGGCCGTGCTGTGGCACACCACCGTCGAGGAGGAGTCGCCCAGCGAGATCGCCCCGCTCTTCGGGCTGACCGCCAATGCCACGGCGGTGCTGGCCAGCCGGGCCCGCGAGGGCCTCAAGCAGGCCTACCTGCAGGCACATGTGAGCCAGGCCCTGACCTCGGGAGGCGACTGCGCGCGCTACGCCGACCGGCTCGGCGCGTATGCCCGTGGCGGGCTCCGTATGCGGGCCGAGCGCGGCCTGCGCGGACACCTGGAGGAGTGCTCGAAGTGCCGGCTCGCCGCGGGCGAACTGGCCCATGTCAACGCCGGGATTCCCGCGCTGCTGCCGGTCGCGGTCATCGGCTGGTTCGCCGCCGGGTACTCGCTCAAGGCTGCCGGGATCGTCGCCGGTGGCGCGGCGGGAGCCGCGGGTGCGGGTGCCGCCGCCGCGGCGTCCGGAGGGAGCTCCACCGGGGGTGCGGCCGGCGGTGCCGCGGCCGAGGGGCTCGGTGCCCCGGCGAAGGCCGGTATCGCGGCGGCGGTCGTCGTGGCCGCCGCGGCCGGGCTGGCCTGGGCGCTGGTCGGCGACGACCAGCCGAAGCCCGAGGCCAGGCATGTGGCGAAGCCGGCTGCCGTGGCGCCCGCGGCGCCGACACCGCCGCCCGAGCCGGCGCCGCCCGCGCCGAAGCCCCCTCCGCCGGCGCCGCCCGCGCCCCCGGCGCCCACACCGCCGCCCAAGCCCAGGCCCAAGCCGACGCCCACCCCGACACCGCCCCCGAAGCCCGCTCCCAAGCCGACGCCACCCTCGCCGAAGCCCGAGCCGAAACCGACGCCCACTCCGACGCCCACTCCGACGCCGACCCCGACCCCGCCGCCCGCGCCGACCGTCTACCAGGTCAGCGAGCTGAACTACTCGCTCGTGGGTGACCACACCGAACCGGAGTTGGTAATAGGTGAGAGCAGTTGGGTCTGGCAGCGTTCCAACGTGTCGATCGGCGGCACGACGTACGCGCACGGGGTGACGGTCAACCGCAATTCCTCGGTCACCATCCAGCTGAACAGGCAGTGCACGCAGTACGAGGCGACGGTCGGGATCGACGACATGACGATGGGGCTCGGCTCGGTGCGCTTCTCCGTCTTCAACGGCGACGGGGCGCGGCTGTGGCAGTCCCCGGTGATGAACGACAACGACCCGGCCGTGCCCGTGGGCGTCGGTATCGCCGGCCAGGCGAGTATCCGGCTCGTCGTCGAGCCCGCCCGGCCCGGTGGCGTCATGGCGCTCGCCGACTGGGCGAATGCGAGGATCAGTTGCCGCTGA